TTAATGTTGAATTCTAACAATTTCACTACAGACATGGCAAGATTTCTCTGATAGTCATGTTACAGCTGTGATTCATGTTACAGGACACATCATCCAGACCATGCAGCCCACATGTGCCTGGCTGTAGAGTGTTCCTTTACcctgaaatgaaaagaaaaggtgaCACAAAGCAGCCTTGATAGAATTCAATAAAAATGTCTGCAGTATTCTCACTTGAGTTTATTAGAGCTTAATGGTAATTAGGAAACCTTAAGTGTGtgaaattaaaaaccaaaacctcaCACAAACCCCACCTTTATAGTGCAACCTGGTATATTTAAGGATCTCCTATTGCTCTGTAGACATTTCCTAGAGTAAAAGctgtgagaaaataaatcagttcATGTTTTTGATGACCGTGGGCAAATGAAGGAAGCATTGCAGCTACCAGAGGAACTGGTCTTCAGGTTTTTATATATGTGACTAGAATATTTTAACTTAAAGTGTGGAAGAAAGTAAACACTTTTTCTAAAACATGTTTTCTGTACAAggacagaaattaaataatttagcAATGCCGCAGAACCATTTTCTTGTGCTATTCCATAACTACTTTGGATCTCCTGGTGGCTGTAAATGGATTAGCAGCCCATAAAGATTAGTTCTGTATGATTTAGATAGCAGATTTTTAGTGTGTATTTTGTATGTACCAAAGTATTGTTTCTTAATGCAGACTTCATGCTATTTTCACATTCAAGATTAGTAAGACTGAAAGCATTGCAATCTATGGTTTAAGTAGCGGGAATATTTATTATGTGCAAAATTCACTTTTATTTAGGAGACAAGATCTTCAGCCTTGCCTAATGGTGTATTTGAAGATGCAGATGGAATTAAATGATACAAATGCCTCTTGCCAAACCAGAAGCAAGTTCAGAAAGTGAACTCCTATTCATAAAGACTGAAGGACAATTTTGGAGAGGCTGTTGCAGCAGCCAGTGTATTGCAAAGCTGTTAAATGACCACTTTTACAGCATCCATGCAACTCCTTCCTTTGTCTCTCATCTGTTCTTCCAGTGGAGGAACACTCCCTTGCTGGGGGGTGCAGGTCTGAGAGCCCTGTTCCAGATTTTATTTGGGAATAGTGGGGGCCCATATGGAAAGAGACCAAACATCAGACTTGGAATTCCAAGAGCCACTCACTGGAGCCTAGTGCTGAGGCCTGGCCCCACTGTTTGCTGTATGTGAAGTGAGGTTTCTGAAGTTATTTCTGAAGCAAAGGGTAGGTTTTAGGTTTCCATATGACTTTTGGCCCttacaaagaaaaatcaagaatACACTACTTAATTGTTTGGCAAAGCTAAGCTGTTTCTATTAAGTGATTTATTTAGTTATCTTGTTGTGATGGCACCATTGTGTTCTTCTCTGCTGTCCTCCTGGCTGGCTCAAActcagttttccttttgtttataCAGCCACTGATCCCTGCTGGTAGTTTGTTCACTGTTATAACAAATAGCAGtcaccttggctgctggctTTCCTCAGTGTGTCTGTATCAGGAGCTACTCACCAAAGATTGAGCTCCTGCTCACGCCTGTGTAAATGAACATAGCTCACTTGTGACTACAGCCCTTGTCAGGGAGAGACACTTGTGTTATTCACTCCTGTGAACCCTTATagacaaacaaaaagaaattacaaatagCTAGAAAGTGAGGTGCTTACTCTCTGACCTCTGATGGGAAGAGATTATACAGTCCTTGCCTTAGGAAAAAGCAGGGATTGGGCAAAATTATTTTACCAACAGccattttatataatttattttgcttagCATTTAAGCTAGGGTagccatttcttttttcctccttacaACAAAGCTTCTGTTTATAAATAGATACACAGTGAATAGGACTTGTTTGGTAATGCTGACTTTAAaacttttgtgtttttttttttaaatgctgaacaTCAAATGAATTAAATCTAGATTAATACATTTAATGAGAAGTGCATGACCTTTCCTTCTTATAATGGGAAAGTAATGGATTACACAATTAAATAAGTTATATGCAAGTAGATATGATAAAATACTTCAGCTGTGATTATGGAGGGCGTTGACTGCTAAGGAGAAGGATTGCAGTAGAAAATTTGATGTGAATTGTTCTGTGAGCAGCATTGAGCCATGAAACACTTCTTCATTGTTTCTGTATGTCACTGTGGGTTGCTCTGGGTCCCCACACTGTTGATGTTTACCACTGGCTGTTGCAATGCGTTGAGCTCCAGTCTGGGAGAACTTTCCATTTGTGTCCTTGTTCTGTAAATGATGTCCTTGTGTCCTGCAAAACCCGCCCATGGAACACTCAATTGACACCATGACGTAGCCAGGATTGGTGTCAGCTGCTTCAGTTGTTCTGTATTGATAAaaagctgaactggaaaaaaGATTCTGTGTATAGAGCATTTTACTGGAGGTTTTTCATACTGAGGATGAAATTTCCAGGCAGGAAAGGGTTTAAGGGGAACAAAGTCTTAATTGTGTTAATGAGGAGCTTCACCCAAAAACTGAAATGAGAGAGAGTTCAAAGATGTAATTTGGGAACTTTGTGCATGTGAGGGAGGAGCTGGTGGTGTGGCTTGCTAGAGGTGAACATTAGAGGATGAATGAATGGAAAACAATCCAATGGGAGAGTGATATTGGGAAGGATTTTTAAAGTGGATAAAGTAGTTTGCTTAATGTAACAATGTGAGGAGGGTTCCATACAGAATAGGTACTGTAACCAACATGCCATCTaggaaaatggggtttttttcagcagtgtCATGATAGAGCAAAAGCTTGGTGAGATTGCATCAGCTGTAGGAAGGAATAACTGGTTGGGATTAGAGGCTGAAGAAAATCTGTGTTTGATGTCAGTGTACAGAAAAACCTTTGAGGTGTTCAGCAGAATGGTGACCCAGAGAGAAGCCCAGTTAATTTCCAGCTATTTGTCTTGCATGACAAACAGATCAAAGAAGGCTTCTGTACAAATGTGAATTTATGTTATTCCTGTTCTTGTTTTAGGTAAAGAAGATGAATTTCCAAAGAAGCCACTGGGGCAGATTCCATCAGGACCTCTGCCTTCTGTGCTTAACTCCACTCCAATGCTTAATGGACAGAACAGTACTGGGACACAAGCAGCAAGACAAAGGACAGAGAGAAGACCATCCACAGAAGAAGAATCAGAAAGTTCACCAAATAACCGAAAAAGAATTAATTCTGTGGAAAAGAAACCTTCCTTAAAACTGCAAAAGATTCGACCAGCAGAGACACAAAACAGTTTGCCTAAGAATGAGGTGGATACCAGAAAAAAGCCTCAGCCAGCAGAGCAAGACAACTCAAGTCTATACAATAATGCAGCTGCTAATCAGAATTCTAATGCTACTTCCAACACAAGAAGGGAATTTGTACCTAAGTGGAATAAACCATCTGATGTCAAAATAATGGAAAAGACAATGAAACTCACTGCAGAGGTGAAAGGGAGGCCAGTAAACCATTCTGGTTTGGGCCCACCACCAAGTCCTGGAGAAATGCAGCCTTTGAATGTAAAGCAAAAGGTGAGGGTTTTGGATGCTGATGAAGGTAAGCGAGGGTCTAATGCATCTCAGTATGACAATGTTTCAGAGGATGAAACTGAGAATGAGAATGTTGTTGAAGAGATGCTTGAGAGAGCTCATCCACAGAGTCCTAGGCATGTAGCATTTTCTAATAGTCCAagaaagcaaatggaaaaagcACCAGCTCCATTAAAAATACCCAATAATTACACCTTCACTTCACAACCCAGATCTCCAAAATATGCATCTCAGTCTGATGGTCCATCTCATGGACTGAATGtaaagcagccactgccaggtTATAGTAATCCCCCTACTTACTATGGGAATTCTCCAAAGCATGTTTCCAGTATAGGCAATGCAAGCTCTGCacctctgcatcaccacgggAATCGGCCCAGCCCCTCTGGACGGCCATACGCTCCTTTCATGCCGGTAGATTATTCCCCAAATAAACCGCAGATGAATTCCTATCCTGCCAGTCGCCAAAATGCTcttccagcagcccctgcccagacAGAAGTCGCTCCTGTTGATGCCTACACCAGCAACTCGAGGTCCTCCCCAGGTGTCAAGTTCATCATCCCCCCAGCAGATTATTTACCAGAGGAGAGGAAGTGGCCGGACGCCGCCTACGCCTACAGACACGAGCCCTacaggcagccctggggccaaGAGCTGAACAAAGGCCACTTGGATCATTTCCAGAAATACCAGCATTTTCAGCAAACACCTCTACATGAGCACAGTcttcctgctgtttctgtggaTAGTCCAGTGAGATTCAGGACTTCCCCAGCCTTGGAAGAGAATGGCTCCCCACAGTACCAATATGCCAGCGCGTCAGCTCAAGCCCAGCACTACCGGAGCAGAACTGATGGATTGTCTGTGCATCTGACTGTGCGTGAGTCTGTGCATGAGTCTGTGCTTCTCTGAGAATCTGGCTGTGCTTAGTAAAGTGGCAAGAACCAAAACCAGTTGAACAGTACTGTGTTAGTAGTAGTCCTCCTCAGTTCTCTGAAATGTGGATGGTTCGTGTGAGTTCAAAAATAACGACACTTTTTCAGAGATGTTTCAGACTTTGCTTGAAAGCTGGTGGAGTTCTTGGACTTGCATGGAAACTACTGGAAGTGATCTAATGCACACAGACATAGCAATAAGCTCATATCCATCACGTGGTTCATGCTGTCGTCGCTCCTTACATTTTAAATAACTCGTGTTACAATCCTTCTGCCTAAAACCTGTAACACACTGAAAAGTTTTGACTGACATTGTTAATGCACTGTACAGATGTGTGCGTGTGTGCCTGTGTGAGTGTGCACTTACAGTACACAAACTCGTATGGAAAAGAGCTAAAGagtttaaatttaaatgcatttaaatttgGGCAAAGCTTGTGAAGTACTTTTAtttcatattaatttttctttgtaatttatTTGAGAAGCCATTCATTTTGAATGGgaatttctgtcatttttataCAGCTGCCTCAGCATCCCAGTATCTGTTCTGGGCAGGAGAGATGCTTTGGGATTATTAATTTAATCATATGTGAGAGTTAATTTCCTCTCCTTTGACTACTGTTTGTCATTTTCctcagcaggaaggagcaggcaAAAATGTCTCTCTAATCTGGCTAAGAAATGGTGCTTAAATTCAGGGCAGTGTATAGGAGTTTTTGAAGTGCATCAAAAATGGAGAATTTGTACCTTCTCACCCAAATCTACCTTCAGAATGTTGTTCTATATGCAGAAGACTGGAGCACAGTGAGCCTAATTCCAGATACAGAAATGGTGCTGCACCCTTCACTTTTTGCCACGCTGTGCTGTCAGACTCAAGCTGGTTGCAGGGCCAAATCTCACAGGTATCAGAGGGTTGCACAGCTCGTTGACACCTCTGTGAAGTGCACGCAGGAGTTTGAGCTTTGCTCCAAGCTTGACATTCCCTGAGCTGTGTGAGTATGCAGTGTCCCTTGTTGAGTggattttgttgtgttttgcccttttccccccaaattgtGGTTTCCTGTCTGAGGTGGGGCGTGTGCTGTCAGGCTCACACTGCACGGTGTTCTACACTAAAATGACCCTGACTGTTGCTAACAGGAACCTTAAACTCCTGCTGATGTAAGTAATCCTGATTAGTCTTTGCAGCCTTTTCCCCTTTGTGTTCTCCTTTCTGTTTTGACTGTGAATTGGGGTGGAATTAGAAGCAGGTGGATGGAGTGGCACATGGAGGGTGGAGCTGCAGGATGCTCTGACCTCTccccaggagctgaggcagagaggggctcacctggagagcTCCCTGGAGTGCTGAACAGAGAGATGTCTCTAATACTGAAGTACTAAACATTGGTATCAACACCAGTTGGGAAGGTTGTCCTGTTCCTTCTTGTTTTGTAAGGTTTGTTAACCGAAAACATAGAAAtggatattatttttttttcctttaaagaatGAGCTTTAGTGCCTATTATTGCTGCAGGTTGGCTCTGTAAGTTTTAAGGTACAGAAGTAAAACAATTTTTACAAATGGAAGTAACATTTACTTAGTAtgtttcaaaacatttttttgtgtATATAACGTGTCCGATGTAATTTTTAATAACTGggcaattttatattttaaaaattgcaaacTGCAGCGAAGTAACTGTAGCCAAGCACTACACTGAAATCCTAAACTAAAATTGTGAAGATAAATATGACTTGGGCTTACTTTAGTTCTCATTGCTTACAGCAGCTTAGAAATGTATGTATATAATATTGTGGCTAAGTGTAATAATCTCAGTGTTTAATGATGGTTCTGTAATTCATAACAAAGCTGTACAATTTATTTGTGCAAACAACTTGAGGCTCAAAAATATGTATCAGCATTAGTAAATACTGtagatttttatatataaaatatatacacactattttcttatttcatcTGCAACAGTTTTATAACTGTGTATCCTATTTTGATGTGACTGTATTTTTAACatgttaaaataataataattaagcTTATGttgttttgtctttcttcttAATTATTTGGTTAGCTCCAAACTGGACTTTAGCTATTCTCAGCACAAATAATTGCTTTTCATAAATGAgtcatgtatatatatatgatgTATCCTATTTAATTTGTACATGTTTATTTTTAGACTAAGCAATGTGGATAAAATCTATATAGTGCTTTTGCATTATTGCAGAAGTGGCAAGATTATTGATTATAGTTTATTACACAGGCTAAACCTTCGCCTGTCATTTGCAAAAACTAGGAGCATAAACTGTGATcattgttttctggttttgttctaaTAATCTCACCCAATGCCAGTTTAAAAGAGAATTGTTGACATAAGGAATTTGCAAAGTTGCATTGATCAAAGTGCAAAAAAATAGTTTGACTGTGGCTTCTGTCTCTCCCATGTTTGGAGGATGCTAttgagttgtttttttaaaagaaaagcaaccCAGCCTTGTGTCATCTGATTGTCgtacaaaacacatttttattttcatttaactgGACAAACCAGACTCAGGGCACAGGCAGATTTGAGTCTCATTCATACCAGCAGCAAAACCCACTtggtgctgcagagggaagggagacacagctgtgccagtgccttgCTGGTGGAGGGGCTCAGCTCAGTGTCTTGGATTAGATACCTCACAAGAGCTTTGCTGTCACTGCTTTCTTTGATCTGAAAACAGTGGAGAGGTAAGTACCAGCATAAAATATTTgagaccttttttttcttctatggTTTAATAATTTTCCAAGATCTCTGCTTTGAGCTGGATAAACTGTAAGTTTCTTGTCCAAGTTAGTTGTCATGGCTTTCCTTGTGTGAGACAAATTCAGCATAGGGATTTGGAGAATTAACACAGAGCAACACAGAGGACTAAGTAAGGAGACATGTCTAACTTCTGTATGGCAAACATTTAGTGAAATTAAACTAATTAGGatttaaagggaaaagaaagagccTTGAGTGTATGCTGTGgttgcttttcctttcatttgaGTGCTGTGCTAGTTCAGATCTAATGACTTCAGTGTGGTACTGAAGCATTTGGTCTTGTGCAGTACAAATTGTTGTGGCcatggaagaaaggaaggatggTATCACTGGTACTTAACCCTTTTGGTGGGTGGGATGTGATGGCAAGATCCAGGTGCTTGCTTACCTGGATAACCAAGTTATGTTGTGCACTCCAAGTGAAGACAGAAgccatccctgctccttctTCCAGGGAGGATTCTGGCATCAGATTTGGTGATGAATCTGAATCTAAACATTCACTTGCTTGGGCAGCTAAGGAAGAGAATCTGACCTCAggaaaattctttccttttctccagatccagctgtgcccagtcTGTAATGCTTTAGGGAATACAAcacagaggaaagagaaaacgTGTTTAGCCAGAAGTCTGTTAAGGAGAGTGTTCCCTCGTACACCTGCTGATCACTGCCTAAAGCCTTAAAGCATGATATTGTTTGCAGTTGTTTCAAAATTACCAGACTGGAGTGGACAATCCTGTTTTTCTCATGGCCAAGGTGTGTAAATGCCAGTTTCCTCTGTAGTACCTGTCAGCAGCAGGAACCCCCACTATCAGTAAACTTCCAAGGCAAAAAGCCAGAGAGTTTTAGAAATCATGGAGGATGCAGAACAGAAGTACCTTATTGCTAGTCAAAGATACAACATTATAATAAACAGAATAATTCCAAAATTAGATGCAAACAGTAAACAACATTGAAATGTCAAAAGACAGAACAGCCTTCCAGTGTGGGGAAGCAAATCTGAAGCTTCCCTGAGGTACACAGACATTTTCCAGGGAGATTCTTCTCAAGAATCCTATCCTGAATTTCACATCATCCTCAATATGACTTTGAAATGGACTTGCAAAttgcagactttttttttaatctccccCTTGGGTGGCATTACACTGCATGCACAAAGAAGAATACTATTTAAAATATGCCATCAAACGCCCACCATTTCACTTCCAGCAGAGAACATTCCACTTTCCATACTTCAGTGAGAGGAAAATATAATCTTTTTTTTGTAGTCCtttaaatactgcatttttGTAAAGTTCTGTAAATGTAGCATAGTTACAGTTTAACAGCTACTTAACCAAGTATCATTCAGATGCTTGCTTAGAGATCCTCTTTAGAGGAGCTTTAGATGGCATGAAGCTGCTGCATAATTTGCTGcagtttctcttttcttttgggCAATATTAAGACAATCCAAATGCTTTTAGTGGCAGAGTTGCAACGAGGAGATGACTAGGCCAACAACTGAAATTGGAAATATAATTGCAGTCATTTTGGAATAGCCTTTAAATGGTTGCCAAATCCTGGGAAAGACACCATTTTCTGGGTTCTTCGTGCCAAGAgagctccttcctgcagcagggaacATGTAGGTGCCTCTCCCGAGTGATTTGATTCCCTCTGCTCACACCAACTGCTTTTCTTTGTGCTTATGGAGTTAATATGTTAGTAGAAAATCAATGGAACTTTTAGAATGAGTGATGAGAAAACAAAGCTATCTTGTTCtgacttttcttccttcctttttttgtttgtttgttttactgaTTTTATTGTCAGCCTTGTCAAGGTGAGCTGTGTGAGATGTGattcttctgtctttctctAGTAATGTGCCAACATGTTTTTCAGAGGCTTTGTGATGCCTTTTGCTGCTAGTTCTGCTGTATATCAGAGGTTACTGTTTGcctcttcagcttttcttttctggatTATGTGCAAATTAAGGGAACAAAAATTATATTCTCAGTATTGTAGTTGGTCAGAAATCCTCCAAGAAGGGTAATTCCTGACAGAAAGCAGTTTAATTTGGCAGTTGGTGAAGGACACTGTAAAGTGGAGACTTTTTTAAAAGTCTATGGAATCCAAAGTCCAAGGTTGTTTCTGCTTGGGGTCAAGCACCAAAAACCATATTAGACACAGGCCAAGGAAGAACTTTTTACAAAATGCTGTGTCCTGCCACAGACACATGCCAGCTTGGAGCTATAGCTGCCCTGCCAGTCCAATATGTTTGATTTGGTTAAGTAAATAACCTGTTACCTGGGAATTCTCGGCATTTCTTTTGTCAaatttttctgctggaaatgagGTAAAGAATTGAGGCCTGGGCTGGGAACTGGGGTGCCTGAGCTCCTCTCTTTAATTAGGAGAACTGAAGTTGGCTTTTGGTTCAAACCATCCACTcaatttttgtatttgtaagTTCAGGAGTATCTTTTAGAATAACTTGTGGTATTGTCCCTTAGGACTTGGGTTTCTCCAATGACAGAAGGTCTGTTAGATCACTTTGTCTAATCTGTGCCTCATTTTAAACTTCCCTGTTCCCATATTTCCCCAAAGAGAGCTCAGATCTGGGAATGACTCCATAGGCAGTAAGTTGATCTTAGTGGTTGATGGTAGATCTCCAGTGCTACCATCAGGTGGGTTGGATGGTATTTTCAGGCACCTTAGTACTCAGCATGAAAACTGGAGTTCTGCAGTACAGGTAAGTGGAAAAGCTTTGCTGGTGCAAGGCTCCCCTTGAACCCAGCAGCAATGTGTGGTTTATAGTAAAACAGCTTTGGAGCAGAAGGGCTGGTGATGCTTAAACATGGTGATGCTTAACTGCCCTAACCTGTGGGAATAGAGGTCAGTGCTGTGGTGGTAGAGTTTGTAAAGCTTGTTCCTGGAAACATTGGGGTTTTGTTCCTCTGAAATTTCACAGGGAAGGAAACCACAAGGATtatcaagtccagctcctggccctgcacaggacaccccaagagtcacaccctgtgcctgagagcattgtccaagcacttgaactctgccaggctcagtgctgtgaccactgccctggggagcctggtgCAGTGTCCAACCACCCTATGGGTGAAAAACCTGTTCTAGTaaccaacctaaacctcccctggcacaacttcagGACATTCattccctgtcactgtcaccacagggcagagatcagtgcctccccctcctcttcccctcacaaggaggCTGTAACTGCAATGTGGTCTCtgctcattttcctccaggctgaacagaccaagtgccctcagctgctcctcatgtgGCCGCCAGACCCTTCACCATTCTTATTActctcctttggacactgtCTAATAGTTTAATATCTCACATTGTGGTGCCCAGAACTGCACACGGCCCTCAAGGTCAGCAGTGTCCTGGCTGAAACACATCATGGAGAACCCGTGctctcagaggaggaggagttgGTCCATTCTGGGACTCAGCAGTATCAAATTCCTGGACACAAGCCCCATGAAGGTAACCTAGAACCAACTGGGTATCATGTTTATATTAAAGTGGTTTTAGAACAGTCCTCTTGGTCTCAGTGTTCCTTAGAGACAGCTCACCCAATCACCCTTTCAATCTCCAAGGAAAGTGACTGTGTTGAAAGATATTTCTTTGATGTCATTTGTTCAGACTGTGTCTGGAGCTCCTGAAATCCTTCAGAGTGCTCTCCCTTTTTTGTTCCCCAGGTTTTATTGTGTCAGGTTTTTTCCATCTGAGTTTTTTCAATTCCAGTAGAGATGTCCACCTGTTTGCTTCTCCAGTGAATGAATTTTCTTTCAATTCTTGTGTCAGCCTGTCATGAGCTTCATGCTTGGTGTCAATTCATTGCATTCTCCAATCTTTCTCAAAGTCTGTCTTCGATTTGCAGTGCTGTCACTTTGCCTtggagaaaacactgaaaaaggGACAAAGTGCATTATTTGGAGAAGATAAATCAGAAATTATGAGTGTAAAAGCCACTTTAGAAAGGTCTGTCTGGTGGttgtgctgtgagcagcaccTGTATCATCATAAGTGATAGAGGTGCTTATTTGTTACCCTGTTAATTGGAAGGGCTGGGATGATCAGTGGCTTTGCTGAGCTCTTTTCCCCAGTGATATCTGGCTTGTGTGGGAGGTTGTGTCCATGATTTGACAATTTGATGCTGGTCAGCACAAAGGAGCAAGCCAGCCTTTCTGGATGGCTGAGCACAGAATTCTCTGTAAATATTTCATCACATATAGTGAATAAAGAAGGAATGGTCTCTCCTTGCCATGGAATGAGTATTCCCACAGCTACAGAAAGCAATTTGCAGCTGCTGAAGTCATACAGAGCTGTACCCCAACTTTTTTGAGGCGGTATATTGTGATTTTGCTGTGGAATGTGTAAAAGTGCAGCACTTACCCCTGTGTGCCTTTTGCCATGCAGTTGTGCATCCAGGTGGGCTGTGTCCATCCTGCCTGTTCCCATTGCCTTCCTGGTGAGCTCAGTTTCTGTTGGGCACACCAAGTCTGACAGGGAAAGAAATTATCCCCTTGTGTGCTCTAAGTATTCCTGGCTCCTCCTGGGTGCTGGTTGtggggtttatttattttgagcCAAAGCTTTAGCATATATTCAGTTTCCACATCTCCCGGtcttccctgctctgtccaaATTTTGCCAAATACtaaaggagagggagaaaataaTGAATTCTGGAATTAAGCATCTGTGGACTTGACCTGCTGGAAATTGTGCAGCTCTGTCTGCTCCCCACAGAGAAAAGTTCTGGTAGCCGAACTTCAGAAAGGAACAAAATAGTTTTGCTCTTTAAATGCCATTATAAAACCCCATGATTTCAGGGGCTGGGTGGGGTGTCACGCTGGGCACACATCTATCATTGTAAATGTTATGTCTGAAAGGCTTTGAAATGCTTTCAGAACGTGTGATTTTGGGCACATAAGCAGATCACTTTTATTATAACCTTCATGTTGCACTCAATAGGGTTGGTCAGGTGATGTTTTTCCCTGTTCATTTAAGTGGTTTCTTACAGAGGCCTTTGAGTTCCAGAATAATGTTCTGTGCAACCCTGATAATTACTTTCTTATTAACTGGAAGGCCAGACTCCCCTGTCTACCACCCCTTTTAGAAGTGAATCATGTTCTGATATTAAAATGACCCTAAGCTGAGATCTCAAGTTTCCTTTCCAGCTGGACTAATGGGGCTTGTAGGAGGGAAGGAAAACTTCCATGACTGCTAATTATCCTTGGTTTGGattaataaaggaaaattaCTGAACCAC
This region of Ammospiza caudacuta isolate bAmmCau1 chromosome 5, bAmmCau1.pri, whole genome shotgun sequence genomic DNA includes:
- the USP6NL gene encoding USP6 N-terminal-like protein, with the translated sequence MVGADAEQDAAVKLAEERAEIVAKYDRGREGAQIEPWEDADYHLYKVTDRFGFLHPEELPVHDAVIEKQKNLEIERTTKWLKMLKSWEKYKNSEKFHRRIYKGIPLQLRGQVWSLLLDVPKMKEEMKDFYNKLKYQARGCSPDIRQIDLDVNRTYRDNIMFRDRYGVKQQSLFHILAAYSIYNTEVGYCQGMSQITALLLMFMNEEDAFWALVKLLSGPKHAMHGFFIPGFPKLMRFQEHHDKILKKFLSKLKEHLDSQDMPTSFYTTKWFFQCFLDRTPFTLSLRIWDIYILEGERILTAMSYTILKLHRKHLMKLQMEELVEFLQDSLAKDFFYEDDFVIEQLQNSISELKRAKLDLPVAGKEDEFPKKPLGQIPSGPLPSVLNSTPMLNGQNSTGTQAARQRTERRPSTEEESESSPNNRKRINSVEKKPSLKLQKIRPAETQNSLPKNEVDTRKKPQPAEQDNSSLYNNAAANQNSNATSNTRREFVPKWNKPSDVKIMEKTMKLTAEVKGRPVNHSGLGPPPSPGEMQPLNVKQKVRVLDADEGKRGSNASQYDNVSEDETENENVVEEMLERAHPQSPRHVAFSNSPRKQMEKAPAPLKIPNNYTFTSQPRSPKYASQSDGPSHGLNVKQPLPGYSNPPTYYGNSPKHVSSIGNASSAPLHHHGNRPSPSGRPYAPFMPVDYSPNKPQMNSYPASRQNALPAAPAQTEVAPVDAYTSNSRSSPGVKFIIPPADYLPEERKWPDAAYAYRHEPYRQPWGQELNKGHLDHFQKYQHFQQTPLHEHSLPAVSVDSPVRFRTSPALEENGSPQYQYASASAQAQHYRSRTDGLSVHLTVRESVHESVLL